TACGGCATTTATCTTGACCGGATTTACCGATACGTATTCTATCAGGTCAAAGATAAAATGACCGCTGAGGATATCACGGAGGAAGTGTTTCTCAAGGCGTGGAAGGCGATAAACTCCTGCAAAGGGAAAGAGCAGACCTTCTCCTCATGGCTGTACCGCATCGCCCACAACCGTGTAATCGATATCTTCCGCAGCCAGCGCAAAGCGCAGACAATTGATATGGAAACCGTAGCTGAGTTACATCACCCCACAGCGAAAATAGAAACGGAGTTAGACCATCAAGAAATACTGGATGGCGTAGCCGACTTGCCGCCAAACCAAAGGCAGGTTATTATCCTGAAATTTATTGAAGACTTGGATAACCGCGAAATCGAACGGATTATTGGAAAAAGCCAGGGAGCGATACGGGTACTGCAGACGCGAGCTTTGGCTAAGCTGCGCGAGAAATTGAGCAACGGGCGCGAAAAATGAATGGTAAGCTGTTCGGAATATTAGACGAATGTATTGAGCAGATACATAGAGGGGAGAACATAGAATCCTGTCTGTCACAATACCCGCAGCTTCGGGAGCAGCTGGAGCCATTGCTAAAGACAGCGCAGGCAGTCTCGGCTCTTCCCACGGTGTTGCCGTCAGATGAATTCAGGAAAGCAGCAAAGGCGCGTTTGATGGCGAGAATTCGTCATGAGTCTTTTAAGGGAAAAACAGCAAAGTCACGACCGAGAACAACTTTACCCAGCGAACTGGCTCTTTCTTGGCAGCGAATATGGCAGGCTTTTATTGGAGCGAAGAAGGTCGCCATTCCAGTGACACTGACTTTACTCCTCTTACTTACCGCAGGTATTTTCAGTGCGCTGAACGCTTTGTCACCAACACCCGCACTTGCTTCCCAGTGTACTCTGAGCATACTATCCGGCAGCGCTGAGGTTCAAGAACCGGGGTCAGGACACAGCCAGTCAGGCGCTGACGGTATGACCCTGGCGGCAGGTGCGCGGGTAAAGACGGCACCTGACTCCTTTGCTCTGCTCACCTTCTTTGAGGGCAGCACCTTCAAACTCGAACCTAATAGCGATGTGGAAATTCAAAAAATTGAAATTACTGAGGGACAGCCCACGGAAATCGTGTTAAAACAGTGGCTGGGTAGAACTTGGAGCCGTGTAGTACAGATGGCTGATCCCGGCTCGCATTACCGGATTGATACACCATCGGCCACCGCTATAGTACGAGGTACGTTATTCACGACTGAGGTCGATGAATCCGGTTTTACCAGGGTAATAACTACAGAAGGGTTGGTGAGTGTGCTTGCTCAAGGGGAAGAGGTGTATCTGCCAGCCAACCAGCAGACCCAGGTGGAAACCGGTTCAATGCCTGCTCAACCGGTCAGCGTACCCAGCCCCCCAGCCGAGATTGTTATTAGCGTTACTATGCCGGCGGTGGGTTCGGTAATTGACCCAACTGGCTCCAGTACGGGGATTTTACCAAGTGGTCTGTCATTTAACCAGATTCTAGGTTCTCAATCCTCCTCAATTTCAGAGGACATCCAGCTCATCACCATTACAGAACCGGTGACCGGAGAATATACTATTGCCCTGCGATATCTCACCGAGGGACAGGCCCGTTTCAATATTCAGGGTGCATCTGAGGGAAAGACGGTCTTCAATTACATTGGTAATTGGGGGGGTAAAGAGGAAGGCGGGTGGCTCATACACCTTAATATACAGGTTGAGGATGACCAGATTGTAAGCAGTGAGATAACCTCCGTGGAATCGCTTGGCGAAAAGGCACCGGAGGAAATAGTAGAAGTACCGTCAGCCATCGGGGAAGGTGAAACTATAACAACACAGGACAGCGATGCCGAAGATACCCCGGATGTTGACGAAGGCGAACCTGAAGACAAGGGCAAACCTGAGGACGAGGGTGAGCCTGGGGACAAGGGCAAGCCAGATACGCCGGATGAACCTGGGGACAAGGGCACTCCGGATAAGCCTGGGGACAAGGGGAAGCCTGAGGATAAGGGCAAACATGAGGACGAGGGTGAGCCTGGGTACGAGGGTGAGCCTAGGTACGAGGGTGAGCCTGGGTACGAGGGTGAACCTGAAGACAAGGGCAAACCTGAAGACAAGGGCAAACCTGATGACAAGGGCAAACCTGATGACAAGGGCAAGACCAAAGACAAGGGCAAGGGAAATACGGATTCTGAAGATTAAGAGAGTCGGGCAGAAATGCAGGTGGGACGGAGGAGATAACAAAGGTATTAGTATGGGAAAAGATAAAAACATGGTGGTCAACACTCAATCTGTTGCCTCATATAATGAAGCTGACCGAAACAACGGTTCCAACAACCATGCAATTCAAGAAGCCAGTACGATGCTGGACCTTCTCTATGAGGTTGGCAAGAAAGTTGGGTCAGTACCCAAACTGAATCAGCTGATGAAACAAGTTATCCGCATGACTCAACAAACATTGAATGCCGGAGCCTCTTCCATTTTGCTCTTTGACAATGATGAACGACAACTACGCTTTGAAATTGCGGAGGGCGAATCAGAAAGAATACTGAAACAGCTGAAATTGAATCCCCAATCCGGGATTGCTGGCTGGGTTGCCAAGCATAAAAAGCCATTAATTATTAACGACGTTACGACAGACCAGCGCTTTGATAAAAGCGTGGATGAAATGACTGGCTTCATCACTAAGTCTGTCATTTGTGCCCCTTTACTGGTGCGTCGCAAATTAATCGGTGTGATCGAAGTGCTCAACAAAGCAGACGGGAGCGACTTCAATGAGCAGGATTTGGGAACCTTAACTTCAGTGGCATCGACGGCGGCTATGGCGATCGAAAATACTCAATTGCATCAATCGGTACTGGATGCCTATAAGAGTACCATCAAAGCACTGGCGGCGGCTATTGATGCCAAAGACCATTATACCAGGGGGCATTCGCAGCGCGTGATGGAATATACGCTCATGGGAGCTGCGTTCCTCTCGTTTCCCAGAGAGGAGTTGGAAATTCTAGAGTATGCTGGCATTCTCCACGACATTGGTAAAATAGGCATCGATGACAGAATACTAGGTAAACCGGCACGGCTGACTGATGAAGAATGGGAAATCATGCACCAACATCCTAAAATAGGGGCTGAAATATTGAACGAAATCTCTTTTCTGAAAAAAGCGAGAGCGCTTATCCTCCACCACCACGAACGATTTGATGGCAATGGCTACCCGTATGGTCTAAAGCAGGAAGACATTCCGATGGGTGCTCGATTGTTGGCCATCGCTGATGCTTTTGATACCATGACCACAGATCGCGCCTATCGTGCTAGATTAGGCGTGGACAGAGCCATGAAAGAGCTGTATGACTGCTCGGGCACTCAGTTCTGTCCGGTAGCCGTAGACGCCTTTTTCTTCGGGTATCAGGAACATGTTAATAATCAGTGCCCGTCGACGGTGTGAGCAGATAGCTAAATCGAGATGCAGTGACGCAGTAGATTTATGAACATTCGAATTTTAGGGGCACATAATGTTGAATCAAGAACGACCAGGTGTATCTCTCTCCTCATTGACAACGCAGTGGCGATAGATGCTGGTGGACTTACTTCAGGTTTGTCCATTTCGGCCCAGCAAAGACTGAAGGCGCTTCTCCTTACACACCAGCATTATGACCATATCCGTGACATCCCCGATTTGGCTTTAAACCACTCTCTCAACGGTAATCGTGTGCAGATATATGCCACACCTGATGTGCGCAGCGCCATTGAAACTCATCTGCTGAACGGAAAACTGTATCCGAAATTCCAGGAAACACCAGCAGCCAGACCAGCTATTGATTTCAAATTGATTGAGCCCTATGTACCTCAGGTGATTGAACGATACGAGGTTTTAGCTATACCGGTAAACCATCCTGATATCACGGTTGGCTATCAAATCAGGGACAATAAAGGAAGTGCAATGTTCTATACCGCAGATACCGGCCCTGGTTTGTCACACTGCTGGCAGCAAGTGTCCCCTCATGTATTAATCGTTGATGTGACCGTATCGAACAGATACGATGAATTTGCCAAAAAGACGGGACATCTCACTCCAGCTCTTCTCTATGAGGAATTAGTTAAGTTTCGAGAGCTCAAGGGATATTTGCCCAGGATAATCGCGGTGCACATGAATCCGTCGCTGGAAAAAGAAATCAAAGAGGAAGCGGCGGCTGTCGCCGAGGTTCTAAATGCTTCTATCACCCTGGCTAGCGAAGATATGCGGCTTGCCATTTAGAGGGAGTCAAAAATCAGGAAAAAAGCGTGACGTAATATCACTAGTTAGCCTAAAAGTGAGTAATTTAGTTCCCCAGTAATGGAATCCACCCCCGCTGCCCATTATTGAACCTTATCACCCGGTTCCGTTGGACTCCTCACCGGGGTAATCGTGGAAACTGCGATTATGGCAACAACCGCAAGGCCAGCCAGCAATAACCAGATTGTTTGATAACTGCCCCATCTATCATAGGCCAACCCGGCTATGGCTGGCCCAATCATCATTCCTATTGTGCCAATGCCTTCCATTATGCCGTAGATGCTTCCGAAGTTGGTTCTACCAAAGTACTCTCTCGCCAGTGATGGCAGGAGTGCATTGCTACCTCCGTAACCGATACCCATCAGGATAATGAAAGGAACGAGTAACCAGAGACTATTACTGGAAGCATATGCGAAACAGAGTACGCCGAGACCTGTCATAATGAAGCTCGCTGTGGCCACCAGTCTCCTACTGAATTTATCCCCAAGCCAGCCAAATCCGAGGCGACCGGAAACACTCATCAGCGGGATTGCAGTGGCCACCAGGCTGGATTGCGCCCTGCTAACGCCGATGGTGCTGAGGTAGGGCATTACATGCGTGATTACCGCAGCCACCACCATCATATGATACATTCGTGAAACGGCTAAACGCCAGAAGGATCCACTCTTAAGTGCCTGCTTTACCCTCACCTCAGTTTCGACAACCGGCCGGGGACCTGCTTCGCCGGTGTGTGCTACTTCGCCCTGTTTCTGGCCATCCGGAAAGTAACCGTAATGCTCAGGCCGGTGTCGAAACAGGAGCGACAGGGGCAAAATCGTAACCACCATACCCACGGCAAGGATGTTTAACGCGGTGCGCCAATCATACACTGCAATGAGTCTCACTATAACCGGAATCAGCAGACCACTGAAGCCAAAACCGCAGATTGCTATACCGGTCGCCAGTCCTATCTTCCTGCGAAACCAGTTGGCGAGCGTCGTCAGCAATACGGTTACCGTGCAGGCACTCACCCCTATTGCAAGCAGAGCAAAGGCCCCGTAAAACATGATTAGAGACCTTGTATAACTGAGGAGAAGTAAACCGCTTACCGTGAAGAACACACCGCCGAATATAAGCCTCCTGGGGCCCCAGCGGTCGGCGAGTATACCTACGACTGGTGACAGAAGGCCTATCTCCAAACCACGTAAAGAGGCAGCCAGTGAGATTTGCGTGTAACTCCAGCCCATATCGTTTGCTATAGGCTCAAAGAAGGCGGTGAACCCGTAGAATACCGTTCCACCTACGTATAGGGCGATAAAGAAAGAGGCACCAACAATCCACCAACCGTAGAATATCTTAAATTGATTTCTGTTCCGTATCATCAGTTAATAAATTATCCACACTGTTCAGGAACGAATTCATTTCAGGAGGTTGTTGCTCCAGGGCACTCCGTATTCCGATGACAGTTTCTGTAAATCGCTTACGGTAGCTGGAGGAAGGGGGATGCCTTCCTTCTCCCTTCGCTGCTGGTTGTGTATTTCTATCTCTCCGGGGAGAAACACTTCATTCACCCCTTTGGCGGTGGGCAATGCCTTTATTTCGCGAACCATCGTGTCCATTCGATTTTTGAATTCATTGACATCGGTAAATCGCCCGATATCAATTGCTCCCATCATTTGCCCCACGTTCTGCGGGCGGTCCATGTTTTTGTACAGGTCCCCCACATAGGGTCCGTAACTGGCACCGGTCAATATGCCCACAAACACATCGATTATCAAAGAAATGCCGGACCCCTTTGGCCCGCCGAAGGGCATAAGCGCACCATGTAAAGCCTTGGCAGCGTCGGTGGTCACCTCTCCGTCTGCATCGATAGCCCAGCCCGCCGGAATGGGCTCTCCCTTCTGCGCTGCCAGGATGATTTTACCCCAGGCGGCGACGCTGGTGGCCATGTCAAGTATGACCGGCAACTCCTGCCCGGTGGGGACAGCAACGGAAAGAGGGTTGGTTCCAAAATAGGGAGTTCTGGCACCCCATGGGGCTACAGTCGCATACGAATTGGCCAGAGCAATCCCGATCATATCCTTTTCCAGAGCCATCACCGTGAAAAAGGCCGTGGCGCCGAAATGATTGGAATTGCGAATCCCTATCAGGCTGAGGCCACTTTCTCTGGCTTTGCGCATAGCTAATTCCATTGCCATTTTGGCTACTACCTGTCCGCTGCCATTATCTCCGTCCACCAGAGCCATAGCCGACGTTTCTTGCAGAACAGTGATTTCAGGTTTTGGGTTAACCAATTTTTTCTGCAGCCTCTGCATATAGACCGCCATTCTGGCAACGCCGTGCGAATCTACACCGCGTAGATTGGCCGTCACTAATGACTCGGCAATTAAGTCTGCATCCTCAGGTGGGAACTTCATTTTCTGTAATAAGGCACTGCAGAATTCCTTGAGCCCTTCCGGATTAAAAAATTGAGTGGATTTAACGTTCATTGGAATCAGAAACCTCCTTTCTGTGGTAGGCCTGTCGCCTGCTTTGTTCCATTAAAACTTTTAATTAGAAACAAGGTTCTTAATAGTAGCATCCAATCATCAAGCAATCAAGGGAGCTTTTAGATGTACCATAGTAGCCATAGGTAGTTGACAAAGCAATTAAGAAAATTTCTCTGAAACAAAAAAGCGCCGGCAACCGTCGTTATTTCGGACAGTCACCGGCGCCCCTTTTAATCGCCACATCCCTAATCTAATTTATTGAGAAGTAGGGTGGGGCGCATGTTGCGATTGTTGCACGCAACACTCGTGCTACTAATAAACTCATTAAATGCTATGAATTACCGTATACTAAATGCACTATTTATCTTTATAAAAGGGTCAAAGCTATTAGTCAATAAATAGCTTCCCTCCTTTAGCCGCGTTGTGCTTCGGTATGTCGAAGTAGGTTATAGATACGCTATCTGCACCGACCTCGTAGATTTTAACAATCGAGTCCGTAATCTCCTTGGCCAATTTTCGCTTCTGCTCAATTGTTCGGCCTTCAAATTGATTGATAGTGATAACTGGCATGTTTCTTTCACCTCCATGTACTTGATTCGTATATTCTAGCACGTTCAAACTAATAAGGTACGGGCGCTAATTTATTATGACGTGCTCCTCCACAACGTATCTTGTTATCCTGTCTCTAACCATGAATTTATCCTCGTCATCTAAAAGCGGCTTCGCTTCATCAGACTGACGCCAGGCGCGTGAGCTCTTATACGCATCAAGGTCGTCAAACCATAATTCTACGAGACCATCTGCTTCGTATTTAAGACCGGGGATTTTGACCGGATGATTTTGTACATATCTCCTCAACCCGGGGATGATTTTAGCAGCCAGAGGCCCATGTTTTTCCTTCCAATACTTGTAAAACTCTTCATCACTGAGACCGGGTTTTTTATATATCAGCGCAATCAGCTTTATCATATTATCTCCTTCTTGAATTTAGAATAACTCCAGCTATGCTCTTAACATCTGCCAGCACTCAGGTCATAAGGGATGAATCCCCGGGCGAGCGAAATATGGTTAAAGGAATTGAGGTTTAGCTAATCTATATTGTTCAATATCAGGCCCCCGCTCTCACCATCAAAACGGGTACCTTGCCCCCTCGCAGCACCTTATCGGTGACACTGCCGAAAGCCCAGCGACTAATGCCAGCCCGTCCGTGTGTTGACATGGCTACCAAGTCAGCATTGACTTCTTCCTCAATTTTAATAATCTCGTCAGCCGGGTTTTGACCTATGGCCACTTTAGATAACACGGTAGCCCCTTTGTTTCTGAGGTTTTCTCCAACCTCATTGAGATATTTCATGGCATCGGCTTTCATTTGCTCCAGTTCGCTTTCGCTGTACGGCACTGTAATAGTACCCGCCGCACCTCCACTGATTTGAACATCGTGTTTTAGTGCGGTAACCACATGGAAAAGAGTAACTTCAACCTTTTGCCCCGGTGAAATTCTGGAGACCAAATCTTCAACATAGTGCAGGGCAGCTTCACCCAATTTAGAACCATCCAACGGAATAAGTATTCTCTCAGACATTTTTTATACCTCCTATTCATGTTTTTGAATCGAATGAATTGAATTATAGTCCTATTTGGTGGGATGTCAATACTAGAAAGGGGATTTGAGCTTATAAGCGTGCGGGATTCGAACGTGGAGAACGATTAATATTGCCTTGAGGCTTTCGGCGGGCAGGTAGCCTTGCTAGCAGAGTTCGAGATTTCCCTGCCCCTTTAACTTGCCTGATACATGCTTCCTTTTGTTGCTTATTTATTCAGGAATCAAGCTGAAGGCAGGTCCTCGGTCTCGCTGACAATCGCCTTATATAGGTGGGGGCGCCTGTCTCTTAAGAAAGGCGTTGTCTGTCTGGCACTTATCAGTAACTGTCGATCCAGCTCGGCGGTGATTACCTTTTCCTCTTCTCCTGCATCGACAATGATTTCTCCTTTGGGACTGACTATCCTGCTGCCTCCATAGAAGATGGCGTCGCCTTCTTGTCCCGTGTGATTGCATGGTGCCAGGAAAACGATGTTCTCTATAGCGCGACAGGTCATCCGGGCATCCCATCTGCGCAACCACCCCGCTTTGTCTATCGAGTCTGGCCCGGCACTGCTGGGTAGACTGCTTGACTCTGGGGAGAGATAGCCGACCGGGGAAGCAAAAGGCACTATTACCAGTTCTGCTCCATTCAGCGTAACGCAGCGCGCCGACTCCGGGAAATGAAGGTCGTAACAAATGACAATACCAACCTTCCAGTCATGGATTTCAAATACCGGATACTTGGACCCGTACCGGTAATAAATTAACTCCAAAGCCCGGAAGCCGGCAGGATGTGTTTTCCGGTATTTACCGATTATCTGGCCTTGCTGGTCAATCACCATTGCCGTATCAAAATATATACCGGGCTGTTCTTGTTCATAGATTGTGGCGATGATATAAACGCCGTGTTGCTTTGCCTTTTCCTTTATGCGTGTGATAGTGAAGCCATCATCCTTCTCAGCCCATTGCACGTACTTGTAGTC
Above is a genomic segment from Chloroflexota bacterium containing:
- a CDS encoding Ldh family oxidoreductase yields the protein MNVKSTQFFNPEGLKEFCSALLQKMKFPPEDADLIAESLVTANLRGVDSHGVARMAVYMQRLQKKLVNPKPEITVLQETSAMALVDGDNGSGQVVAKMAMELAMRKARESGLSLIGIRNSNHFGATAFFTVMALEKDMIGIALANSYATVAPWGARTPYFGTNPLSVAVPTGQELPVILDMATSVAAWGKIILAAQKGEPIPAGWAIDADGEVTTDAAKALHGALMPFGGPKGSGISLIIDVFVGILTGASYGPYVGDLYKNMDRPQNVGQMMGAIDIGRFTDVNEFKNRMDTMVREIKALPTAKGVNEVFLPGEIEIHNQQRREKEGIPLPPATVSDLQKLSSEYGVPWSNNLLK
- a CDS encoding tautomerase family protein, producing MPVITINQFEGRTIEQKRKLAKEITDSIVKIYEVGADSVSITYFDIPKHNAAKGGKLFID
- a CDS encoding MFS transporter, which translates into the protein MIRNRNQFKIFYGWWIVGASFFIALYVGGTVFYGFTAFFEPIANDMGWSYTQISLAASLRGLEIGLLSPVVGILADRWGPRRLIFGGVFFTVSGLLLLSYTRSLIMFYGAFALLAIGVSACTVTVLLTTLANWFRRKIGLATGIAICGFGFSGLLIPVIVRLIAVYDWRTALNILAVGMVVTILPLSLLFRHRPEHYGYFPDGQKQGEVAHTGEAGPRPVVETEVRVKQALKSGSFWRLAVSRMYHMMVVAAVITHVMPYLSTIGVSRAQSSLVATAIPLMSVSGRLGFGWLGDKFSRRLVATASFIMTGLGVLCFAYASSNSLWLLVPFIILMGIGYGGSNALLPSLAREYFGRTNFGSIYGIMEGIGTIGMMIGPAIAGLAYDRWGSYQTIWLLLAGLAVVAIIAVSTITPVRSPTEPGDKVQ
- a CDS encoding EthD family reductase, which encodes MIKLIALIYKKPGLSDEEFYKYWKEKHGPLAAKIIPGLRRYVQNHPVKIPGLKYEADGLVELWFDDLDAYKSSRAWRQSDEAKPLLDDEDKFMVRDRITRYVVEEHVIIN
- a CDS encoding carbon-nitrogen hydrolase family protein — translated: MKLSLIQMNCGKDRDSNVARACDFIDQAAREKPDLIVLPEFFNNLYFAQYRDYKYVQWAEKDDGFTITRIKEKAKQHGVYIIATIYEQEQPGIYFDTAMVIDQQGQIIGKYRKTHPAGFRALELIYYRYGSKYPVFEIHDWKVGIVICYDLHFPESARCVTLNGAELVIVPFASPVGYLSPESSSLPSSAGPDSIDKAGWLRRWDARMTCRAIENIVFLAPCNHTGQEGDAIFYGGSRIVSPKGEIIVDAGEEEKVITAELDRQLLISARQTTPFLRDRRPHLYKAIVSETEDLPSA
- a CDS encoding RNA polymerase sigma factor; this translates as MKNKRNNSVGEKAHATGKPLPPEQDKAIRLVKRAIGGDFAAFGDLYGIYLDRIYRYVFYQVKDKMTAEDITEEVFLKAWKAINSCKGKEQTFSSWLYRIAHNRVIDIFRSQRKAQTIDMETVAELHHPTAKIETELDHQEILDGVADLPPNQRQVIILKFIEDLDNREIERIIGKSQGAIRVLQTRALAKLREKLSNGREK
- a CDS encoding lactamase is translated as MNIRILGAHNVESRTTRCISLLIDNAVAIDAGGLTSGLSISAQQRLKALLLTHQHYDHIRDIPDLALNHSLNGNRVQIYATPDVRSAIETHLLNGKLYPKFQETPAARPAIDFKLIEPYVPQVIERYEVLAIPVNHPDITVGYQIRDNKGSAMFYTADTGPGLSHCWQQVSPHVLIVDVTVSNRYDEFAKKTGHLTPALLYEELVKFRELKGYLPRIIAVHMNPSLEKEIKEEAAAVAEVLNASITLASEDMRLAI
- a CDS encoding HD-GYP domain-containing protein, with the protein product MGKDKNMVVNTQSVASYNEADRNNGSNNHAIQEASTMLDLLYEVGKKVGSVPKLNQLMKQVIRMTQQTLNAGASSILLFDNDERQLRFEIAEGESERILKQLKLNPQSGIAGWVAKHKKPLIINDVTTDQRFDKSVDEMTGFITKSVICAPLLVRRKLIGVIEVLNKADGSDFNEQDLGTLTSVASTAAMAIENTQLHQSVLDAYKSTIKALAAAIDAKDHYTRGHSQRVMEYTLMGAAFLSFPREELEILEYAGILHDIGKIGIDDRILGKPARLTDEEWEIMHQHPKIGAEILNEISFLKKARALILHHHERFDGNGYPYGLKQEDIPMGARLLAIADAFDTMTTDRAYRARLGVDRAMKELYDCSGTQFCPVAVDAFFFGYQEHVNNQCPSTV
- a CDS encoding FecR domain-containing protein, with product MNGKLFGILDECIEQIHRGENIESCLSQYPQLREQLEPLLKTAQAVSALPTVLPSDEFRKAAKARLMARIRHESFKGKTAKSRPRTTLPSELALSWQRIWQAFIGAKKVAIPVTLTLLLLLTAGIFSALNALSPTPALASQCTLSILSGSAEVQEPGSGHSQSGADGMTLAAGARVKTAPDSFALLTFFEGSTFKLEPNSDVEIQKIEITEGQPTEIVLKQWLGRTWSRVVQMADPGSHYRIDTPSATAIVRGTLFTTEVDESGFTRVITTEGLVSVLAQGEEVYLPANQQTQVETGSMPAQPVSVPSPPAEIVISVTMPAVGSVIDPTGSSTGILPSGLSFNQILGSQSSSISEDIQLITITEPVTGEYTIALRYLTEGQARFNIQGASEGKTVFNYIGNWGGKEEGGWLIHLNIQVEDDQIVSSEITSVESLGEKAPEEIVEVPSAIGEGETITTQDSDAEDTPDVDEGEPEDKGKPEDEGEPGDKGKPDTPDEPGDKGTPDKPGDKGKPEDKGKHEDEGEPGYEGEPRYEGEPGYEGEPEDKGKPEDKGKPDDKGKPDDKGKTKDKGKGNTDSED
- a CDS encoding universal stress protein, with the protein product MSERILIPLDGSKLGEAALHYVEDLVSRISPGQKVEVTLFHVVTALKHDVQISGGAAGTITVPYSESELEQMKADAMKYLNEVGENLRNKGATVLSKVAIGQNPADEIIKIEEEVNADLVAMSTHGRAGISRWAFGSVTDKVLRGGKVPVLMVRAGA